One genomic window of Gallaecimonas sp. GXIMD4217 includes the following:
- the yidD gene encoding membrane protein insertion efficiency factor YidD produces the protein MEGLGKAVSKVLIVPIRAYQLLISPLLGPRCRFTPSCSQYAIEALKRHGPLKGSWLAARRILKCHPCHPGGHDPVPERQTREH, from the coding sequence GGCAAAGCGGTTAGCAAAGTCCTGATAGTGCCCATCCGGGCCTATCAGTTACTCATCAGCCCATTGCTTGGCCCCCGCTGCCGGTTCACCCCCAGCTGCTCCCAATATGCCATAGAGGCATTAAAACGCCATGGTCCCCTCAAAGGGAGTTGGTTGGCGGCGCGCAGAATACTAAAATGCCACCCTTGTCACCCCGGTGGCCACGACCCCGTTCCCGAACGCCAAACAAGAGAACATTAA